GCTGATTGCCGGATCGCCAGTTGTGGTGCCGGGCTCCGCGTATCAGGACGGATTGGGAAATCTCGTGGTCGATCCGGACGCCGGTGTCCTCTTCGCCACGATCGGCCCTGTAAAAAACAACATCGTGGCCATGTCGATTGGCAAAGATACCGGTGCGCTCGCGGTGCTGCCGGGAGCCCCCTTTGCTGGTACTGGTGGGAGAGACATTGTCCATGTGAAGATTCCTTAGCGGGTCTTTGCGCCTGAAGCTCCCAGTCCCTTCTGATTCTCTCGCTCGCAATTTGCAAACCTCTCAGGAGATCCCCTCATGCAATCCTTCGGCTACGCCGCTGCCTCCCAATCCGCGCCTCTCGCTCCCTGGTCCTTCACGCGCCGCGAGCCCAACCCCGACGACGTCGTCCTCACCATCGACTACTGCGGCATCTGCCACTCCGACATCCACCAGGTCAATGGCGACTGGGGCAACAAGCTCTTCCCCATGGTTCCTGGCCACGAGATCGTCGGCCGCGTCACCGCCGTCGGCTCCGCCGTCACGCGCTTCAAGCCCGGCGACCTCGCCGCCGTCGGCGTCATCGTCGAAAGCTGCATGCACTGCGCCAACTGCCGCGCCGACCTCGAAGTCTACTGCTCCGACGGCGGCTGCCGCGACACTTACAATGCCACTCTCCGCGACGGCACCCGCACCTACGGCGGCTACTCCGACACCATCGTCACGCCCCAGCACTTCGTCCACACCCTCAAGCCCGGCATCGACCTCGCCGCCACAGCGCCACTCCTCTGCGCCGGCATCACCACCTACTCACCGCTCCGCCACTGGGGCGCCGGCCCCAACAAAAAAGTTGGCGTCGTCGGACTCGGCGGCCTCGGCCATCTCGCCCTCAAGTTTGCTCACGCCTTCGGCGCCCACGTCGTGCAATTCACCACATCCGAATCCAAAATCGCCGACGCCAAGCGCCTCGGCGCCGACGAAGTCGTCCTTAGCAAAGATGCCGGCGCCATGCAGAAACACGCCGGCACCTTCGACTTCATCCTCGACACCGTCTCTGCCCCGCACGACATCGACGCCCTCCTCGCGCTCCTCAAGCTCGACTCCACGCTCTGCTCCGTCGGCCTTCCTGACAAGCCCATCTCCGTGCAGCCGTTCTCGCTCGTCGCGAACCGCCGTTCCCTCGCCGGCTCCGGCATCGGCGGCATGAAAGAAACCCAGGAGATGCTCGATTTCTGCGCCGACAACAACATCGTCGCCGACATCGAACTCACCACCTACGACAAACTCAACGAAGCCTACGACCGCGTCCTCAAGAACGACGTCAAATACCGCTTCGTCCTCGACAACAAATCCCTGAGAAAGAGCTGATAGAAAACTCTTGCTCTTCCTTTCTTCGGGTTGCAAACTTCACAGGAATGCAAATCCAAAGACTGCTTCCCACACTCACGCTCGCTCTCGCTGCACTCTCTCCGCTCCAAAGTGTGGCATCGCCGGCGTCCGCGTTACAAGCGGACTCCCTCGCCAATAAAGCTGTCGAACTGGATCCTGTCCTTATGGATACAGACAGTGCGAATGGCGCTAAAGGAGAGGTCGTGCTCTCCCTCGACCTAGACAGCAAGGGAGGCGTCGCGCACGCCAAAGCAATCTCAGGCCCAAAGGATCTCGCCGCTGCCGCGATCGCCGACGCCAAAATGTTTCGCTATCCCGAACAAGCGAACGCCTCTGGCATTACTCAGCACATCTTGTTTCGCCGTGGCGCCGATGAGGTCCGGATGGTCACTCCCGACTACCTGCCCATGGCAAAAGCTAAGGCGGCCGGTCTAGTGGAACTCGTTGCTACGGTCGGGCCGGATGGGCACGTCGTAGATGTCACCGTCGCCCGGGGTCATCCACTCCTGCGCAACCAAGCAGAGAACGCGCTTCGCCAATGGGTCTTCGCGCCTGTGTTGAAAGACGGTGCACCCGTTCAGTGCCATGCAATCGTGAGGTTCAACTTCGACAGCAACCGATTCCCGAACTGAGCTATACCCACAACGTAAACATCGGCGTCGTCGCCGCAAACGTCTTCGGCCTCACGCCGAGCCGTCCCGTCGCCGCGTCATGCGAAAACACCGTCACGTTCCCCGGATCACCGTGAGCACCCTGGTTGCAGCACACCAGCCACTTCTTTGCAGGGTCGAACGCGATATACCGTGGCACCTTCCCTCCGCTGCTCAGCTTCTGCATCTGCGTCAGGTACCCGCTCTCATCAATCCGCCACACCGTAATCGTGTCTTCGCCCCGCGTGCACGAGTACAAAAACCGCGCATCCTCGCTGATCACAATCTCGCACGCCGTCTGGCCCTTCGTGCTCATGCCCTTGTCCAGCGTCGACACCACGCTGTTCTCACGCAGCTTCATCACTGGTGCGCCGCCCTCGACACTCCAGTCATACACATCGATCGTGCAATCGATCTCATGAATGCAGTACACCCACCGTCCATTCGGATGAAACGCCACATGCCGCGGCCCCGACCCGGCACGCGCCTGCACGCGAATCGGCACGCGCACATAGTCTCCCTCGCCCGGCCCCACAGGAAACACGAGAATCACGTCATCGCCAAGATCGCACGCCAACACATATCGATTGCCCGGAGCGATAGTGGCGCAATGAATATGCGCCGCGTCCTGTCTGTCCGTCACCGGCCCGTGCGTCGCCTGCGTGTATTTGAAAACCCCAATCGCCTGCGCCAGCGCGCCCACATTTGTCACGCGAAAGGCCGCGAAGCTTCCACCCCCATAGTTCGCCACAAACGCCATCTCGCCCGTTGGGTCCACCGACACGTAACACGGCCCATTACCCTGTGACCCCACCTTGTTCAGCGGTTGCAGTTCCACCAACCCATCCACCGTAGGGTTCACCTGAAAGCTCGAGATCGCCGCGCCATCGCCGCTCACGCCATTCACCGCATACACCACGGGCAACGACGGATGCTTCGCCAAAAATGACGGCCGCTCCGCTGCTCCTGCCAGCTCCACCGCGCCCAGCGTGCCCGTCGCCGCATTCCACGGCGCGCGGTATACGCCTTTGCCGGTGTCCGAGCCCAGCAGCACGCACGAGCCCTTCCCGCGCGCCACAAACCGACCGGTCGCCTGCGCCGCTGCCATCCCACGCAGCGCAAACGGCAGCGCCACCGCCCGTCCAACAAACTGCCGCCGGCTATATCCCGCCACCACGCCCCCTTGAGATCCGTCATCCTGAGCGTAGCGCCCCAAGCGCGAAGTCGAAGGACCCCGAAAACCGCTAGCCTCACCAACACCCTGAAACCTTTTCAACCAGGGCCTGTCTTCAACTAACTACTAACCACTAACTACTAACCACTCGCTCTTACGTCCGCTCGCCTGCTGCGCCCGGCGGCAGATTCTCGCCAACCGGCAGCCCCATCGTGCTCGCCAGGGTATCCGGCTCGCCCGGCAGTTTGAAGTCCAGCTCCGTCGGATGCGCATCGGAGTTCACCACCGGCAGCGCCGGCAGCCTCTCCACGCGGCCATCGATCTCCTTCACCACCGCGGCCACATGCTCCAGGACTTCATCCACAGTCATCGTGTAGAACTCGCGGCCGTTGTCATAGCCGTTTTCAATCGACTGCCTCAGGTACCGCCCCGCCGCCTGCGCTGCGAGATAATCCGTGATCACCTTTCCGTTGCGCCGCTTCTGCTCCACCCACGCGTCATTCGGCATGGCAATCCACAGCGGCCGCCCATTCACGGCAAATCGAATATCGGTGGCATCGGCGTGTCGCGTCGCGATTGCGACCACGGTACCCTTCCACACGCAGTGCTGCGGCTCTTCGGTCCAGCGGTCTGTCGCTACAAAGTCTTCATACATGGCACTCTCAAGACTATCGACCCGCTCACCACCACGCAACCCGACACGTCCTCATTGTTGAGGGGGCTGCTGTACGATGACATTCTCAGCAAGGGCCATCCAGTCGCATCTATCTAGGTAATCCATTTGGAGGCCAATCTTGCGTTCCCTGCGAACGATCCCCGCCCTCGCTCTGACCATCCTCTTCGCCGCCACAGCTCTCGCCCAAAAGCCTGCACCACAGCCAGACATCCTCATCTTCACCAACGGCGACCAGCTCACCGGTCATCTTGAGCGCGCCGCAGGCGGCTCCGTTGTATTCAAAAGCGACATGGCCGGCGAGGTCACCATATCCCTCGACAAGGTGAAAGAGATTCGCTCCGCCGGCAGCTTCTCCATGCTCAAGAAAGGCCCGCCCAGCAAGACCAACCTCGTAGGCCAGGGCCAGATCAGCGTAGCCGAGGGCAACGTCTCCGTTACGCCGCCGGCGCAGCCGCCCGTCACGCTGCCCGTCAAAGACGTCGGCTACCTCATTGACACGCCTACCTACGATCGCGAGGTCCATAACGAAATCAAACTCACGCAGGGCTGGACCGGAGCCGTCACCGCCGGCGCTACCTTCGTCCGCTCCACGGACAACGACACCGTCTTCACGGCCGGCCTCGCTCTCGCGCGCCTCATCCCCACGGTCACATTCCTGCCGCCGCGCCAGCGCATGACCCTTAACGTGATCGAAACCTACGGCAAAGCCACCTCCGCCGTGATCCCCCAGACCGTTCCGCCATCGCCTGCCGCCATTACCAAGACCAGCATCTTTCACGCCGACGGCGAACATGACTGGTACTTCACCCCCCACCTCTACGGTCTCGCCAACCTCTCCTTCGACCACAACTTCGCCCAGGGCCTCTCGCTCCAGCAACTCTACGGCGGCGGCATCGGCTGGACCCCGTTCGAAACCGCCCGCCATCAACTCGACCTCAAGGCCGACATTCACTACGAGCGCCAGAACTTCTTCGTCGCCTCCTCGAACGTCGACCTCATCGGCACCATCTTCGGCGAAGCCTATAGACGCACGCTTCCCCGCAAAATTGCCTTCACCCAGACCGCCGAGTACATCCCCTCCTGGAACCACCCCACCGACTACTCCGCCCTGTTCACCGCCGGCTTCGTGCTTCCCACCTGGAAGCGCCTCGGCGTCACCTTCAACGCCACCGACAACTACCTCCACAACCCGTCACCCGGCTACAAAGCCAACTCGCTCCAGTTTGTCGCTGGTGTGAACTACGCTTTCAAGTAACGTCGCGCGATAAACGACGAGCCTGTGCGAAATGTTGTCAAGTCCGGAAGCGCTTCAAACCCGCATAAACACTGGCTCAAAATGAGCGGAATTAATTACCTCCGATTTCGTAAAATAGAGATATAGACAAAAAGCTCAAAGCTGAAAGCTCATAGCTCGTAGCTGACCGCTCCGAGCTCTCACGCGCGTGGACCGCACGCACTGCGCAAGTTGCTGATTCCAGATATTTTCCCCGCAAAGCCTCTGGAATCAGGATTTTGCATTGTTGGTCCACTCGCAACTCGCCTGTTTTCAAGAATTTGACACAATACGCAGGGGGAGGGAGATACCTCCCTCGCTCCAATGTTCTAATGGAACGATGCGAGCACTTTATCGCTCGCCACGTTCTGTACTGCAGGAGTTTGCCCTCGATGGATCTTCGGAAGTTCGCGGCTGGCTGCACCGCCGCACTCGCAGCGGTCCTCATCTCCACCGCTGCCGCTGCCCAAACCCCCACGACTCGCCACGAAACTAACTCCAGCCGCGAAGCTCGCATCCAGCGCACGATCAAGGACACCTACACCCACCGCTGGGAAGTCTTCGGCGGCGGCGCCTACATGCGCTTCCACTCCGGCGAGTACACGCAGAGCAACAACGAGGTCACCTGGAACCTCGCGCCGCACTACTACCTGAACCCCAAGCTCGCCATCCTGGTCGACGCCCGCGGCATGTTCGGTAACGGCAAACCCCTCCGCAACGGCAACCAGGTCCTCAACCCGAACCCGCAGATCAACGAGTACGCCTTCACCGGCGGCGCCAGCTACCGCTTCTACTCCAATCTGCGCTTCGCCCTCAGCGCGGAAGGTGCCGGCGGCATCGTCGACGGCAACTTCTCCGGCGCCTCCAAGGGTCTCAACTACACCGAGACTGGCTTCTGGCAGGACGCCGTGCGCCCCGCCGCCGTCTTCAACCTCGCCGCCGACATCAACCTGTTCCCGAACCTCGCGTTCCGCGTGCTGCCCACATACGTCGTGACGACGTTCACCAGTCCCTCTGGCGGCTCTGTGCAGGGCAATCTCGGCGTCAACGCCGGAATCGTCTACCGCTTCGGCCGCCAGAAGTAACCTTCTCGACTCCCACCCCAGGCGTACCATAGAGGTATGTCGAAGGGCTGGGAGTCTAAGAACGTCGAAGAACAACAGGCTCAGAGCGCAGCGCCAAAGCCGCAGGGCGACCCTGCCGACGCAGCCTCAGCCGCCGACCGCAAGCGCCGCATCCAGGACCTCGAGATGCAGCGTGAGCGCGTTCTCTCCGAGCGCACCTCCAGCCCCCACCGCCGCTCCGCCCTCGAACTCGCCCTCGCCACCATCGAGCGCGAGCTCGAACAGCTCGGCTGGTCCATCAAGATTTAGAGAGCAGAGGATAGAGCGTAGAGGAGTGGGCGAAGCCGCTTTTACTCTCTACCCTCTACTGTCTACCCTCTAGCTTTCCCCTCGTCAGCACGAACGGATTCGCCTGCGCCGTCGGCGTCAGCACCACCTGCTGAATCATCACGTGCGGCGGGCGCGTCGCGGTCCACACAATCACATCGGCGATGTCTTCCGGTAGTAGCGGCTCGACGTTCTCATACGTCTTGGCCGCGCGCTCCTCGTTGCCGCGGAATCGCACACGGCTGAAGTCCGTCTTCACCATCCCTGGATCGACCGAGGTCACGCGCACCGGCGTGCCGTTCAGGTCCAGGCGCAACCCGTCGCTGATGAACCGCTCCGCAGCCTTCGTCGCGCAATACACACCGCCGTTCGGGTACGCGATGTGACCCGCAATCGATCCCAGGTTGATGACGTGCCCACTGCCGCGCTCCACCATGCCCGGCACCACCGCACGCGTCACATACAACAGCCCTTTCACGTTGGTGTCGATCATCTCCTCCCAATCCTCGATCGCATCGAGGTACAGCTTCGTGAGGCCGCGGCTCAATCCCGCGTTGTTCACCAGCACCTCAATCTGCTTCCACGCTTCAGGAAGCGAATTCATCGCGCTCTCGACCTTGCTGTTGTCGCGTACATCCAGTTCGAAGATGTGCACATCCTGGGCACCCAGGCTGCGGAGCTCTTCCTGCATCGCGCTCAACTTGTTTAAACGCCGGCCGCACAACAGCAGCTTCGCGCCTTCGCGCGCAAACGCCTTCGCGGTCGCCTCGCCGATGCCCGCCGTCGCGCCCGTCACAAACACAATCTTGCCTGCCAGAGAGTAGCTCACTGTTCCTCGCTTTCTCTTTTAGAGATACACGAAGACCGCGATGAAGTTCATCGCGCTCTCGTCAAAGCGTTTCGGATGGTTGAAAGTTATTGCGGGTTCGCGACGCCGGTAGGATTCTGCGGCGGCGCCGGAGCAGGATTTGGAGCGGGCGCGGCAGCTGCTCCCGGTTCACCTTCCGGCTGCGTCTGGACACCAATCGCAGCACCCGAGACAACCAGGTTTACGCGCCGATTCTGTTGGCGTCCGGCGGCCGTTCCGTTGTCCGCCACGAAGTTCGTCGCTCCGAAGCCTTGCGCGCTCACGCTGGCCTGCGGGACGCCATTCTGTACGAGGAAGTCGCGTACTGCGTCCGCCCGGTTTTCGCTGAGCGTCTGATTGTAGGCCGGAGCACCGGTCGAATCCGTGTAGCCCTCGATCTGAACCCGCAGGTTCGGATACAGCGTCAGGATCGTTGCCACCTTGGCAAGGCTTACCTGCGCATTTGGCTTCAGCGTGTACTTGTTCGTGTCGAAGAGCACATCGCCCATGTGCACGATCAGTCCGCGCGCTGTTTCGGTCGTCTCAAGAACGCTGTTCAGTTGCGTGCGCAGCTTTTCGCGTGCATCGGCGGCACTCTGCTGGCTCTGCTGAGCCTGGCGCTGGGCCTCGGCTGCCTTGGCGCGTTCATCGGCAGCTTCCGCTTCCGCGCGAGCACGCGCTGCGTCGGCCTCGGCCTTCTGAGCTGCAGCACGGTCTGCCGCAGCCTGTGCCTGCTGCGCTTCCAGCTGCGACTGCTGCGCCTGCATCTGCGACTGCTGCGCCTGCAACTGGGCCTGCTGTTTGGCCTCCTCCTGCTGGCGCTGATGCTCCTCATCCTGCTTGCGTAGTGTGGTCAGCCGCGCATCCTCAGCGCGCTGCACGGCCTCACGTGCATCCGTGATCTCCATCTGCACATTGCGATGCTTGGAGTCCTGAATCGCCTGCGCGTTCTCGAGGTCGGTGTGAACCTCCTGCATGATGTCCGAAGCGTCCTTATCCGCTCCAACCTGCTGCGCGATTCGCTGTGCGTTGTACGCCTCAAACAGCGCCAGAGGCACGTGTTCGCGATCCGTCACAGGCATAGGGTTCGAGTGCGCGCCCTCCGTGTTCGCATAAAGGCCGCGCGGCAGAAGCTGGTAGTGAACGTTCACTTCTTCCAGCACGCCCTGTGTTTTGTCCGAGAACACGTTCTTCAGCACAACCACATCGCTCGGCTGCGAGACGGCGAAGTAGGGCTCGGCAGTCACAATCATTCCAAACGACTGGAAGGAGCTCGTCACATCAAGACTGGCCTTGTCGCCAGCCAGCTCAAGCTCTCCCAGGTTCTGCGGACGGCCGTCCGCGGAGATTGCCCACAGGACATACGTCAGATACTCTTTCCCGAAGCCGTTCGCCGGTGTGAGCCCGGCGAAATGAACCGAGACGTGCGTCTTGCCTGTCAGCGAATCCACCTTCGCGTCGCCGTGCGCGTTCGGCATCAACTCCGTGCCGACGAAGTTCACGTGCGTCGATCCTCTGCGGTTCAGATAGTTCACTGCATCGAGCTCTCTCTGCACCACCTTGACGTGATAGACGTAGACACCGTTCGGTCCCTGCGCCATTACGTTGGCGCTCTTCGCGCCGGGCGCAACGGTGGTTGGATTCGGCTCCTGCGCACGGACTGTGGAACTCAGGGCACATACCACCGAGAGCGCTGTCGAAGCGATTGCAAAAACCTTCAGTTTGCCGGACATTTCTTTCGTCTCCTTGCTTGCCCGCCAGACTGCACACGGCAGGCGCGCGCCTCAGCGGGCGCTCCATACAAGTGCGATGCGCGCAAAATTAGAAAGGGTGGCCCAACCTCGGGATGATGAAACCTATAGAAAAAGTTGCCTTAAACTGTTTAGCGCGATTATTGGCCCAGAATCGGCACGCCCGCGACCGCCATGCTGTGCGCGATCTTTTCCTTCCACTCCTCAGGACCGGTAATGTGCACGCTCGTTCCGTTGCTGTCCACGGCAACCGTAACGGGCATGTCGACGACTTCGAATTCGTAAATTGCTTCCATGCCAAGGTCTTCGAACGCAACGAGGGTAGATTTCTTTATTGCCTTCGATACTAGATACGCCGCGCCGCCGATGGCCATCAGGTACACCGCCTTGTTGTCGCGGATCGCATCGATCGCTGCGACGCCGCGTTCCGCTTTACCGATCATGCCGAGAAGGCCAGTCTGTTCGAGCATCTGACGCGTGAACTTGTCCATGCGCGTTGCGGTAGTTGGTCCAGCGGGGCCGACAACCTCGCCGCGAACGGGATCCACCGGGCCGACGTAGTAGATGAAGCGATTGGTGAAATCGACCGGCAGCTTCTCGCCGCGGTTGAGCATGTCGGTCATGCGCTTGTGTGCGGCGTCGCGGCCGGTCAGCAGCTTGCCATTCAGCAGCAGCACCTCGCCCGGCTTCCAGCTTGCGACTTCCTCGCGTGTGACAGTGTCGAGATTAACGCGCTTGCCGCCATGCGCTTCGTAGGTCATCTTCGGCCAGTTCTCAAGCGACGGCGGATCGAGATACACCGGGCCGGAACCATCGAGCACGAAGTGCGCGTGCCGCGTTGCAGCGCAGTTGGGGATCATTGCGACAGGAAGATTCGCTGCGTGTGTCGGCCAGTCCAGGATCTTCACGTCGAGCACAGTGGTGAGCCCACCCACTCCCTGCGCGCCGATGCCGAGTGCGTTGATCTTGTCGTAGAGCTCGACGCGCAGCTTTTCGATGTTGGTTTTTGGTCCCCGCGCCTTCAGTTCCTGCATGTCGATCGGGTCCATGAGACTCTGCTTGGCGAGCAGCATCGCCTTCTCCGCCGTGCCACCGATGCCGATGCCGAGCATGCCGGGCGGGCACCAACCCGCGCCCATCGTAGGAATGGTTTTCACCACCCAGTCGACGATGGAGTCACTCGGATTGAGCATCACAAACTTCGATTTCGCCTCGCTGCCGCCCCCCTTCGCAGCGACGGTCACGTCAACCTGGTCTCCGGGAACGAGCGAGACCTCGACAACGCATGGCGTGTTGTCCTTGGTATTTTTGCGGCTGAAGGCGGGGTCAGCGAGGATGCTCCCGCGCAGCTTGTTGTCGGGGTCAAGCCACGCCTCACGCACGCCCTCGTCACACATATCCTGCAGCGACATGGTTGCGGGGCCATCGCCTTTCATCAGGTGACACTCGAGCCCCAGCTTGATAAAGATGGTGACGATGCCGGTGTCCTGGCAGATGGGGCGGTGACCTTCGGCGCACATTCGCGAGTTCACGATGATCTGCTTCATCGCGTCCTTCGCGGCGGGCGATTGCTCGAGCTCGTAAGCGCGCGCGAGGTTCGTGATGTAGTCGACGGGGTGATAGAAGCTGATGTACTGCAGCGCGGCGCGCACGCTTTCGATGAGGTCGTCCTGCTGGATCGGTTTCATAAGTCCACCAAAACTCTATTGTATTCGCGGGTTGCAGGACATTGCTGGGGCAGGTGGGGCTTGTAAAATCGGGCTCTGGACGAAACCGTGAGCGACGCTATTGTAGACATCCGCGGGCTGCGCAAGGTGTACACCGGCAAAGTGCCGGTCACTGCTATCGACGGCATCGACCTGCAGGTGCGGCCGGGCGAGCTGTACGGTCTGCTCGGACCAAACGGTGCAGGGAAGACGACGACGATTTCGATTGCGACGACGCGCGCTGTCCCGACCGCGGGCGAGGTGCGGATTGCGGGGGTGGATGTCGTGAAGCATCCGGCGATATCGCGGCGCGCGATTGGCGTTGTGCCGCAGTACAACACGCTGGATCGGTCGTGCACGGTCGCGGAGAACATCCGGTTTCATTGCCTTTATTTCGGCATGAGCGGGCTTGAGGCACGAAGACGTACCGCCGAGCTGCTGGAGCAGTTCCGCCTGCATGACCGCGCCTCTGCGTATCCGCAGCAATTGAGTGGCGGCCTGGCCCAGCGGCTGCAGATTGCGCGCGCGATCGCACACCATCCGCGCGTTCTGTTTCTGGATGAGCCGAGCGCAGGCCTCGATCCGCAGAGCAGGATTGCGATGTGGGATGCGGTGCGTGCGCTGCGCGCTGAGGACATCACGGTGGTGCTCACGACGCATTACATGGAGGAGGCGGATGCGTTGTGTGATCGCGTGGCGATCATCGATCACGGCAGGATTCTGGTGGAGGATACGCCGGCGGCGCTGAAGGCGAGTGTTGGCGGCGACAAGCTTTACGATCTACGGCTGGCGCAGACCGCCGATCGCACGCGCCTCGCGGAACAGATACGTCAGTTGGCGGGTGTGACGGGTGTCGAGCCGACCGAGAGCGGGCTGCGAGTGTTGGCGCAGACGCGCGAGGGCCTGCTGCCGCAGGTGATTACGACCGCGAATAAGTACGGGCTGCATGATGTGACGACAGCCGAACCAACGCTGGAGACGGTATTCATTCGGTTGACGGGGCGCGATCTGCGTGAGTAGGGAGAGTGGCACAGTGGCAATCGCTGTAGCAGCACGAAGCGCGAAGACGGTTGGACGGCGCGGAAGCTACACGCGCGCGTTCCTCGGTCTGATGCTGCGTGACGTCTTCGTGCTGCGGCGCGAGGTTGGACCGTTCCTGGTTCGCGTGGGAATGAATCCGCTGCTGTTTCTATTTGTTTTTACGTACGTGATGCCGCACATGTCGGGGGGCGCCGCGCTGAATCCGACGGCAAACATGGCCGCGGCTGGCGGCGGGAGTTTCGGTACGGTCCTC
The genomic region above belongs to Acidobacteriaceae bacterium and contains:
- a CDS encoding OmpA family protein, which produces MSGKLKVFAIASTALSVVCALSSTVRAQEPNPTTVAPGAKSANVMAQGPNGVYVYHVKVVQRELDAVNYLNRRGSTHVNFVGTELMPNAHGDAKVDSLTGKTHVSVHFAGLTPANGFGKEYLTYVLWAISADGRPQNLGELELAGDKASLDVTSSFQSFGMIVTAEPYFAVSQPSDVVVLKNVFSDKTQGVLEEVNVHYQLLPRGLYANTEGAHSNPMPVTDREHVPLALFEAYNAQRIAQQVGADKDASDIMQEVHTDLENAQAIQDSKHRNVQMEITDAREAVQRAEDARLTTLRKQDEEHQRQQEEAKQQAQLQAQQSQMQAQQSQLEAQQAQAAADRAAAQKAEADAARARAEAEAADERAKAAEAQRQAQQSQQSAADAREKLRTQLNSVLETTETARGLIVHMGDVLFDTNKYTLKPNAQVSLAKVATILTLYPNLRVQIEGYTDSTGAPAYNQTLSENRADAVRDFLVQNGVPQASVSAQGFGATNFVADNGTAAGRQQNRRVNLVVSGAAIGVQTQPEGEPGAAAAPAPNPAPAPPQNPTGVANPQ
- a CDS encoding energy transducer TonB — its product is MLSLDLDSKGGVAHAKAISGPKDLAAAAIADAKMFRYPEQANASGITQHILFRRGADEVRMVTPDYLPMAKAKAAGLVELVATVGPDGHVVDVTVARGHPLLRNQAENALRQWVFAPVLKDGAPVQCHAIVRFNFDSNRFPN
- a CDS encoding lactonase family protein translates to MAGYSRRQFVGRAVALPFALRGMAAAQATGRFVARGKGSCVLLGSDTGKGVYRAPWNAATGTLGAVELAGAAERPSFLAKHPSLPVVYAVNGVSGDGAAISSFQVNPTVDGLVELQPLNKVGSQGNGPCYVSVDPTGEMAFVANYGGGSFAAFRVTNVGALAQAIGVFKYTQATHGPVTDRQDAAHIHCATIAPGNRYVLACDLGDDVILVFPVGPGEGDYVRVPIRVQARAGSGPRHVAFHPNGRWVYCIHEIDCTIDVYDWSVEGGAPVMKLRENSVVSTLDKGMSTKGQTACEIVISEDARFLYSCTRGEDTITVWRIDESGYLTQMQKLSSGGKVPRYIAFDPAKKWLVCCNQGAHGDPGNVTVFSHDAATGRLGVRPKTFAATTPMFTLWV
- a CDS encoding DUF481 domain-containing protein, encoding MRSLRTIPALALTILFAATALAQKPAPQPDILIFTNGDQLTGHLERAAGGSVVFKSDMAGEVTISLDKVKEIRSAGSFSMLKKGPPSKTNLVGQGQISVAEGNVSVTPPAQPPVTLPVKDVGYLIDTPTYDREVHNEIKLTQGWTGAVTAGATFVRSTDNDTVFTAGLALARLIPTVTFLPPRQRMTLNVIETYGKATSAVIPQTVPPSPAAITKTSIFHADGEHDWYFTPHLYGLANLSFDHNFAQGLSLQQLYGGGIGWTPFETARHQLDLKADIHYERQNFFVASSNVDLIGTIFGEAYRRTLPRKIAFTQTAEYIPSWNHPTDYSALFTAGFVLPTWKRLGVTFNATDNYLHNPSPGYKANSLQFVAGVNYAFK
- a CDS encoding ATP-binding cassette domain-containing protein translates to MSDAIVDIRGLRKVYTGKVPVTAIDGIDLQVRPGELYGLLGPNGAGKTTTISIATTRAVPTAGEVRIAGVDVVKHPAISRRAIGVVPQYNTLDRSCTVAENIRFHCLYFGMSGLEARRRTAELLEQFRLHDRASAYPQQLSGGLAQRLQIARAIAHHPRVLFLDEPSAGLDPQSRIAMWDAVRALRAEDITVVLTTHYMEEADALCDRVAIIDHGRILVEDTPAALKASVGGDKLYDLRLAQTADRTRLAEQIRQLAGVTGVEPTESGLRVLAQTREGLLPQVITTANKYGLHDVTTAEPTLETVFIRLTGRDLRE
- a CDS encoding NAD(P)-dependent alcohol dehydrogenase translates to MQSFGYAAASQSAPLAPWSFTRREPNPDDVVLTIDYCGICHSDIHQVNGDWGNKLFPMVPGHEIVGRVTAVGSAVTRFKPGDLAAVGVIVESCMHCANCRADLEVYCSDGGCRDTYNATLRDGTRTYGGYSDTIVTPQHFVHTLKPGIDLAATAPLLCAGITTYSPLRHWGAGPNKKVGVVGLGGLGHLALKFAHAFGAHVVQFTTSESKIADAKRLGADEVVLSKDAGAMQKHAGTFDFILDTVSAPHDIDALLALLKLDSTLCSVGLPDKPISVQPFSLVANRRSLAGSGIGGMKETQEMLDFCADNNIVADIELTTYDKLNEAYDRVLKNDVKYRFVLDNKSLRKS
- a CDS encoding SDR family NAD(P)-dependent oxidoreductase encodes the protein MSYSLAGKIVFVTGATAGIGEATAKAFAREGAKLLLCGRRLNKLSAMQEELRSLGAQDVHIFELDVRDNSKVESAMNSLPEAWKQIEVLVNNAGLSRGLTKLYLDAIEDWEEMIDTNVKGLLYVTRAVVPGMVERGSGHVINLGSIAGHIAYPNGGVYCATKAAERFISDGLRLDLNGTPVRVTSVDPGMVKTDFSRVRFRGNEERAAKTYENVEPLLPEDIADVIVWTATRPPHVMIQQVVLTPTAQANPFVLTRGKLEGRQ
- a CDS encoding fumarate hydratase encodes the protein MKPIQQDDLIESVRAALQYISFYHPVDYITNLARAYELEQSPAAKDAMKQIIVNSRMCAEGHRPICQDTGIVTIFIKLGLECHLMKGDGPATMSLQDMCDEGVREAWLDPDNKLRGSILADPAFSRKNTKDNTPCVVEVSLVPGDQVDVTVAAKGGGSEAKSKFVMLNPSDSIVDWVVKTIPTMGAGWCPPGMLGIGIGGTAEKAMLLAKQSLMDPIDMQELKARGPKTNIEKLRVELYDKINALGIGAQGVGGLTTVLDVKILDWPTHAANLPVAMIPNCAATRHAHFVLDGSGPVYLDPPSLENWPKMTYEAHGGKRVNLDTVTREEVASWKPGEVLLLNGKLLTGRDAAHKRMTDMLNRGEKLPVDFTNRFIYYVGPVDPVRGEVVGPAGPTTATRMDKFTRQMLEQTGLLGMIGKAERGVAAIDAIRDNKAVYLMAIGGAAYLVSKAIKKSTLVAFEDLGMEAIYEFEVVDMPVTVAVDSNGTSVHITGPEEWKEKIAHSMAVAGVPILGQ